In Micromonospora sp. WMMA1363, a genomic segment contains:
- a CDS encoding N-acetyltransferase yields MTTLRLRPEDPADTGAVRRVLAAAFARPDVATPPEVGLVDELRGSESWLPALAMVAEYGGEVVGYALLTRVRVHSDQGDVPALALGPVAVARHRQRIGLGTAVVQAALDAATELGERLVVVLGDPAYYRRFGFGRADRMGLTSPWSGLGEPWQALVLPPATGGEGTPPQGEVIFPSPWSKV; encoded by the coding sequence GTGACGACACTGCGGCTCCGTCCGGAGGATCCGGCCGACACCGGTGCGGTCCGCCGCGTGCTGGCCGCCGCCTTCGCCCGCCCGGACGTGGCCACGCCGCCCGAGGTAGGGCTCGTCGACGAGCTGCGGGGAAGCGAGTCCTGGCTACCGGCACTGGCCATGGTCGCCGAGTATGGCGGCGAGGTCGTCGGCTACGCCCTGCTCACCCGGGTACGGGTGCACTCCGACCAAGGCGACGTGCCCGCGTTGGCCCTCGGCCCGGTCGCTGTTGCCCGGCACCGGCAACGGATCGGGCTCGGCACGGCGGTCGTGCAGGCCGCCCTCGACGCCGCCACCGAGCTGGGTGAGCGGTTGGTGGTGGTGCTCGGCGACCCGGCGTACTACCGACGGTTCGGCTTCGGCCGCGCCGACCGAATGGGCCTCACCAGCCCGTGGTCCGGCCTCGGGGAACCCTGGCAGGCGCTGGTGCTGCCCCCCGCCACCGGCGGCGAGGGAACGCCCCCGCAGGGTGAGGTGATCTTCCCGTCCCCCTGGTCCAAGGTCTGA